The following coding sequences lie in one Glycine max cultivar Williams 82 chromosome 19, Glycine_max_v4.0, whole genome shotgun sequence genomic window:
- the LOC100817507 gene encoding uncharacterized protein yields the protein MPLLDRGDVWKSKARSLQLQFRDRFRVAVDHHWRRRHHHTFIPSADGYFSSTIQRCLSRFRDFRRDSLPSSTSFYRKRVIKDFSSEEDSALVRTMQAVAVPVLGNVCHVFMNGLNQVQVYGLEKLHSALLHRPKGKPLLTVSNHVASMDDPLVIASLLPPSVLLDARNLRWTLCATDRCFKNPVTSAFFRSVKVLPVSRGDGIYQEGMDLALSKLNHGGWVHIFPEGSRSRDGGKTMGSSKRGVGRLVLDGDSMPLVVPFVHTGMQEIMPVGANFPRIGKMVTVLIGDPINFDDILEFDMEKGSNVPRRRLFDAVASRIGDRLHEMKVQVDTIAIEQEMQLQDNSSHSTDRTSEILQQVDWELFGMDSFMSVEDDSKQRQETVLLRNVSVSQHHQKSHSDQSWRAGFSYRMRDYIDQMELVSFAARGIFMNNETKNSAGRSREMGPLKAWKQFLEANLLRQWNYVHY from the exons ATGCCCCTTCTCGATCGCGGTGATGTTTGGAAGAGCAAGGCGCGATCCTTGCAGCTACAGTTCCGGGACCGTTTCCGGGTCGCCGTCGACCACCATTGGCGCCGCCGACACCACCACACCTTTATCCCCTCTGCCGATGGCTACTTCTCCTCCACCATTCAACGCTGCCTCAGCCGATTTCGTGATTTCCGAAGGGATTCATTGCCTTCTTCCACCTCTTTCTATCGTAAACGAG TGATTAAGGATTTCAGTTCTGAGGAAGATTCAGCTCTTGTTCGTACGATGCAAGCTGTTGCGGTTCCTGTTCTTGGAAATGTCTGTCACGTGTTTATGAACGGATTAAACCAGGTGCAG GTGTATGGTTTAGAAAAACTGCACTCCGCGTTGCTGCATAGACCTAAGGGCAAACCTCTTCTTACG GTCAGCAATCATGTTGCTTCCATGGATGATCCGCTTGTTATCGCTTCGCTGCTTCCTCCGAGTGTTCTCTTGGATGCTAGGAATCTCAGATGGACTCTTTGTGCCACTGATAGGTGTTTTAAAAACCCCGTGACTTCTGCATTCTTTCGATCAGTCAAGGTCTTGCCAGTTTCTCGGGGTGACGGGATTTATCAGGAG GGAATGGACTTGGCCCTTTCAAAATTGAACCATGGTGGTTGGGTCCACATATTCCCAGAAGGTAGTCGCTCCCGGGATGGTGGAAAAACAATGGGCTCTTCCAAGAGAGGTGTTGGGAG GTTAGTCCTGGATGGAGATAGCATGCCCCTTGTTGTCCCATTTGTACATACAGGGATGCAGGAGATTATGCCTGTAGGTGCTAACTTTCCCAGAATAGGCAAGATG GTTACAGTGCTCATTGGTGATCCGATAAATTTTGACGATATACTTGAATTTGACATGGAGAAGGGCTCGAATGTGCCCAGAAGACGACTATTTGATGCAGTAGCATCTAGAATTGGTGATAGGTTGCATGAGATGAAGGTCCAGGTTGACACTATCGCCATTGAACAAGAAATGCAGCTACAAGATAACTCCTCACACAGCACTGACCGAACATCTGAAATATTGCAGCAGGTTGATTGGGAATTATTTGGAATGGATAGCTTCATGTCTGTAGAAGATGATTCCAAGCAGAGACAAGAAACAGTTCTCCTCCGAAATGTTAGTGTTTCTCAGCATCATCAAAAATCTCATAGTGATCAGAGTTGGAGAGCTGGGTTCTCATACAGGATGCGTGATTATATTGATCAGATGGAGCTTGTGTCTTTTGCTGCGAGAGGTATATTTATGAATAATGAAACGAAGAACTCTGCTGGCCGTAGCAGAGAGATGGGCCCCTTAAAGGCATGGAAGCAGTTTTTGGAAGCTAATCTATTAAGGCAGTGGAATTACGTCCATTACTGA
- the LOC100816980 gene encoding F-actin-capping protein subunit alpha, with amino-acid sequence MAEEEEEEESELSDKQKVEIAKWFLLNSPPGEIQYVAKDVKSILNNDDLYKEAASEAFLFYNKSHLISLPMSNRSGDVLVTSFGELEGNAFLEPRTAQVAIVDHVKQVCTEVRPATDEELPSPYIEEFRCNLDAEILKYVEETYPKGFCSVYCVSGKDVEGPGADFELAVVISAARHSPQNFCNGSWCSVWNIEFKDEKQTVEVKGKMQVGAHYFEEGNVQLDAKHECKDATLFQAPEDCALAITSIIRHHETEYLASLEASYLNLPDSTFKDLRRKLPVTRTLFPWHNTLQFSLTRDITKELGIGK; translated from the exons ATGgccgaagaagaagaagaagaagaatcagaGCTCAGCGATAAGCAGAAAGTGGAAATCGCGAAATGGTTCCTCCTCAATTCTCCTCCCGGAGAAATCCAATACGTTGCCAAag ATGTGAAATCCATTCTCAACAACGACGATTTGTACAAGGAAGCCGCTTCCGAGGCTTTTCTCTTTTACAACAAATCGCACTTGATTTCCCTTCCAATGTCCAACCGAAGCGGAGAc GTACTGGTTACTTCTTTTGGTGAGCTTGAGGGTAATGCATTTCTTGAACCTAGGACTGCGCAAGTAGCAATTGTTGATCATGTTAAACAA GTTTGTACAGAGGTGAGACCTGCCACAGACGAAGAACTTCCATCTCCATATATCGAAGAATTTCG ATGCAATCTGGATGCTGAAATACTTAAATATGTTGAAGAAACTTATCCAAAAGGTTTCTGCTCTGTCTACTGTGTAAGTGGGAAGGATGTAGAGGGCCCGGGTGCTGATTTTGAGCTTGCTGTGGTAATTTCTGCTGCTAGGCATAGCCCACAGAATTTCTG CAACGGAAGTTGGTGTTCAGTATGGAATATTGAGTTCaaagatgaaaaacaaacaGTGGAAGTAAAGGGTAAAATGCAG GTTGGTGCCCATTATTTTGAGGAAGGAAATGTGCAGTTAGATGCAAAACATGAATGCAAAGATGCAACTCTTTTTCAG GCTCCTGAAGATTGTGCACTTGCCATAACAAGCATTATTCGTCACCATGAAACAGAGTACCTTGCTTCTCTTGAG GCATCATATCTAAACCTTCCTGATTCTACTTTCAAG GATCTTCGGAGAAAGCTTCCCGTCACCCGCACCTTATTTCCATGGCATAATACTTTGCAATTCAGCTTGACAAGAGACATCACAAAAGAACTTGGCATTGGAAAGTAA